AGGATAAACATAGCTAACTAGATTTCCTCCCATATCCCTCATTGAGTAATAAAAAGTAGGTAGGTTGGGTCTGTCCTGACCTTGGTGTCAGTGACAGTGCGGGGAGATTTTGATGTCTGAGTCCGTGTGTGTGTACCCCACTGTCTGGCTTCTTTGGTGGCTGTGGCATAGTTGCGTGGCATTTTCACACCCCTGAACACCTCCATCAGTTTTACAGAGAACTTAGTGTGATCCTTCCCAGGCGATACCCCCAGAGCCACGTTGGAGTCACAGAAGTTTCCTTGCAATGTCCAAGGCTGTGGGCCCTAGGGAATCGAGGGTAATATTCTAACACAGATCAAAAGTTTCAAAAAAGCCACAAGTGACTTGAAGGCACTGAGAAGAAATTCTAAAGTGATTTATGTCTGATGTCATGCATAGAATTCCATTATGCCTGATGtttcaaatataaagaaatctCCTGGGGAGGTGGTAAAAGGAGCTAAACAGGTACCAGAGACGGGGGAAACTGCCTCTCTCCACAGCGGAGTGACGCCTGGGTGTGGGACACTCCAGGGAGGAATAGAACATTTGGCGATAGCCTAGAGTCGGTGGGATGTcataaaacttaccatcttaatcatttttaagtatacatttcACTAGTGTTaataagtatattcacattgctaTGCATCAGAGCTCCAGAGCGCTTTccttttgcaaaactgaaactctagaCACAGTAAACAACCCCCATTTCCCcgtcccccagcccctgccaatCATCTAGGCTCATTTTATACACTGCTTTATTCCATATAATTCATAAACCATACAGTTcacctctctttttttcctgagatggagtttcgctcttgtcacccagggtggagtgcaatggtgcgatctcggctcacggcaacctccgcctcctgggttcaagcgattcccctgcctcagcctcccgagtagctgggattacaggcatgcaccactacgcccagctaatttttgtatttttagtagagatggggtttttccttgtttgtcaggctggtctcgaactcccgacctcaggtgatccgcccacctcggcctttcaaaaCTCGTATAATTGGAATCATCCAATATGTGacctttttgtgactggcttcttttctAGGCCCATTTCTAGAACAAAGAGGGATGAACCTTTGCTTTACCATAAATAACCCTCATcacatggcattttttttcttcaaaaatcttTATTTGCAGCCAGGAAAAAGTGATTTTGTGAAGATATGGAGCTTTCCATCTAAGCAGCACCTGTATGAAAGCTTAAGAAAAAGAACTATGCTTCCAAACACGATTTAATTAAAACCATATAGGGCCATAAACCTAGTAATATGATACCTGCTGAGAGCCTTCCTTAGCTGTGGCAGAAAATGCACAGCTGTTGCCAACATCTCCTATGTGCATTTCTAAAATAATGCAGTTGGCcattgaacaacacaggtttgaacttcTCAAGTCCAATGATATGCagagttttataaatatattggaaaattttttggAGGTATGTGACAGTTTGAAAAAACAGACAACCTCATagccaagaaataaaaaaattaaagtgaggTATgtcatgaatatataaaatacatgttgatagtctattttatcatttactaccataaaatgaACACagatctattataaaaagttaaaatttgccaggtgtggtggctcacgcctgtaatgccagtactttgggaagccaaggcaggcggatcatgaggtcaggagtttgagaccagcctggccaacatggtaaaacctatctctactaaaaatacaaaaataaattagccaagtgtggtggcacgcacctgtaatcccagctactccggagactgaggcagaagaattgcttaaacccaggaggtggagggtgccgtgagccaagattgcgccactgcactcctgcctgggcaacagagcgagactctgtctcggggaaaaaaagaaaaagttaaaatttaggcgggtggctcacacctgtaatcccagcatttcgggaggctgaggcaggtggatcacttgaagtcaggagttcaagaccagcctgaccaacatggcgaaaatccatctctactaaaaatacaagatttgctgggcgtggtggcaggtacctgtaatcccagctacttgggaggctgaggcaggagaagtcgCTTAAACCTGGGATGCGGAAGTTGTggtggtgagctgaggtcacgccattgcactccagcctgggcaacaagatcgaaacactgtctcaaaaaaaaaaagttaaaatttattaaaacttacACAAACACTGATGGACTGTATGTGGCAGATTgcagttgagagaaatgtaaacaaatgtaaagatgcagcATTAAATCATGACTGCATGAAATTAACTGTAGTAATACTGTACTACTGTCCCCGTCTCATAGCCATTTCCTGCTGCTGTTGAGGTGAACTCAAGTGTTACTATCTGCTTCAAATGGGGATCATCTCCGCCATGAGCAGTTCATCTCCAGTAAATTGCTTATCTCAGTAAAAAGTGATCACTTGTGGTTCTTGCGTATTTTTCATCACATTTAGTGCAATACTGTAAACCTTGAATGACACCGTGGGACCTGTATGAAGTGGCACCATTGATTCTGGAAATGCtttcaagaagcagagaaaagtcatgtcattacaggaagaagttgaattgctTGCTACGTAGCTAGATTGAGGACTGCAGCTGTGGTCGCccaccatttcaagataaatgaatctaGCAtaaggaccttttttttttttttaaagaaagaaaaattagtgaaGTGGTTGCTATGGCTACATCAGCAGGTGTGAAAACCTTGTGCTTTTTGCGAAATGCTATTTTATCTTgtattgaaaatgcagcttttatgtgAGTGCAGGCTTGCTCTAAGAAAGTCATACCTATAGACTCTAACATGATTTGGGGAAAGTGACAACTTAAGGCAAAAGGAAGGTGAAGGATCTAAAGCTGGAGAATGTAATGCCAGCAAAGGGATGGTTTGATAATTGTAGAAAAAGGTTTGACCTAAAAAATGTTAAGATgacaggagaagcagcttctcCCGACCAGGAGGCAGTAGATGAGTTCCCAGATGCCATCAAGAAAATCATCAAGGAGAAAGGATATCTATGAAACAGCTTTTCATGCAGATGTCTCTGctacccctgagacagcaagaccaacacctcctcttcctcctcagcccacTCGAGGTGACGCTGATGGGGATGAACccttatgatgatccacttccacttagtaaatagattttcttaataacattttcttgtctgtagCTTTTTTGTAAGAACACAGTAATAATACACATACAaattatgtgttaattgactattagtccgttctcacgctgctaataaaggaatacctgagactgggtaatttattaaaaaaagaggtttattggactcacagttccacatgggtggggaggcctcgcaatcatggcagaaggcaaaggaagagaaaggcatgtcttacatggcggcaggcaaaaagagagtgtgcagggaaactccccgtTATAAAACTGTccgatctcctgagacttattcactatcatgagaacagcataggaaagacctggccccatgattcagttaccttccaccaggtccctcccaggacatgtgggaattatgggaactacaagatgagatttgggtggggacacagccaaaccatatcatcaacTGTCTGTGTTACTGATaaggtcaacagtaggctatgagtagttaagttttgggggagtcaaacgTTCTACTCGGATTTTTGACTGGAGGGGGTCTGTGCCCCGacccccacattgttcaagggccATCTGTACTGGAGGTAGCAAAGTAACTAACCTACTTAGCATGCATTACCTTTGTTGTTTTAGAGAAAAACCCAACTTCCTGCCTGGGAAAGACTGATTAGTGGTATGGATGGGGTCTTACCTGTTTATACTCACAGGAAATTGGACTTCCTTATGGGTTAATATATCTACCGActattttcagcatatttttgaAGATTTACGGCAGCTGTGGGAAAATAACACCAGCATTCAGTCCATTGAACACTTAAGATACTTACCGTAGGGAGAAAGCAGCCCCAAGGGAACAAATGCCGGTTTACGCAGGTGTCTCGGATTAGGCTCTCTGCCCTGGACCGGCCCTGGTTGTGTTTTCTCTCCCCTATCCCATCATAAAAACTGAGCCCACATCCGGGTTCAGCCACGGCCCTCAGGGCAAACACTGGCTCCACTGCCCCTTTATTGCTTGCTTGCAATTGGGGCTCTTTGGGCCCGAGTTTCCTTACTTTTTTGCTTGATCAGCAGTGCGTTGACAaaaatgttgtttatattttatccagCATTTTTAGCTGTTTCATATGATTTCTATACTGTGGAATCATTTTAAGTGGTGTGAGGGGCGGAGGGGGAGAGAgacatggctggagctgaagaaCCAATCTCCAGAAAGAGTGGGGCTGAGGTCCGGGTTAGGCAGGGCTGTTACAGACTCCAGCAGGccccaggcagggtggcaggcacCAAGTGGCCagggggcagtggggagaggtAGCCCCTCAGGTTTCTGGCTAGGCCACTGAGTGGTGAGTGGCATTGGTTAGTGAAGGGCTGCTCCCGGAGGAGATAAGGGGGGAAGGGGTGCTCAGGTGAGACTTCTGGGGAGCAGGTGACTCTCTGGCTCCAAGCGGGGAGTCCTACCTGGGCTTGCCGACGGGGCTGCTGGTCCGGACTGTGCTAGAGAGAGAAAGGGCTACTGTTTGCCTCCTAGCAGGTGAAGGAAGAGGGGCCCAAAGACACCTGGACGAGTAATTTCATCAGGAAGACGGCCTCCTGTCTTCCCCAGAGAGCGAGAGTGAAGTGAGCAGTGACGTCTGTGGTGATCCTTCCacaaggagggaaggaggcaggaggggaggcGGCTTTAGCTCCCTTTTCTTTTAGCCCTGTGGACTGGAGGGGCCTCGATCATCTCTTCCACCCTTGCACGGGGTCACCCTTGGCCAGGGAAGCCTGTGGCCAGTGGCTGGGGCCTTGTGCTGCTTAAAGCATGAATTATTAGCACCACTGATTTAAGGGTAGATGCACGTTTTTCAGGGCTTGCTTTTTGAAAAGGAACATGCGATGACGAACGAATAATTAGATCTGAGGCCTTGGAAGAGTCAGCGCGTGCTGGCCTCGAAACTCAAGCTGCTTTGGCCTTGGTGGGAGTCTTGCCTGCGTGGTGATGGTGACGGCTGCAGTGGCCTTCCTAGGCAGGAAAGGAGGATGCGGCGATGCTCCCAGTTTATTGAAACCTGACTTTGTTCCCTGCTGGCAGCTGTTCTGAGAGAAGAAGGGAGGTGCAGGGCATTGggaggcaggcaaagagagaaggaCGGTTGCATTCTATGACAAGTTCACAGCATTATGAGAAACTGTACCAGCTCCTTTGTTAGTGGATGGTCTGGGGCTTtgggtagaaaaagaaaacatcggagctgagatgaaaaggaaaagaaattctctgaccAGGAAGACTGGAGTCTGGAGAGGTGGTCCGCCTGCGGACGTCATCTCACCGGTCGGGAGAGCATGAGAATTTCAGTGATTTCAACACAAGATCACCATACTGACAAATAGCACCCGAGGGAGTGGGTTGGTTTTATGTCGTGTTCTAGTGTGTTTTCATCGTGAACATCTTAGCATGGCAAGGCCTCAGGGAAGGGCTTTCGGGGAACGACAGAACCAAGAGGCTTTAGTAGAACCCGGAAACCCGGCATTCCTTTAAAATCAGGCATTGAGCTTTGCCTTTGACTTCCTGCAAGTTACAAAATCTGAAGCTGCTGTTTGAGATCCACAGCAGAACTCTGGTGGGTGACTCAGGGGAAGGAAGGCAGAAGGCAGAATCCCTGCCCTAGCGAAGATTCTAACCCAGCACGTGCACACAGCAGTCGAAGAACAGAGTGTGGACAGTGGGCAAACATAAGGGACTGTCGTATGGGGTGAGTGAAATTCTTAAGTGCCAAGGGATGCAAAAACTGGCCCTGGGAAGAGTCAGGAATGAGGTGGTTTCTGCCAGAGGTGAAGTCTAAGTGGAGTTTTAAAGAAGGCTGTGGGCGGGCATAGTTCCAGGGTCCTTGGGGTGCTGCTGGCAGGATGAGCCTGAGAGCTTCCGGGGAGGTGGACGGCATGTGCCGGGGGTCCAGAAGCTTTTGAGAAGCACCTCCAGGGGAGTGTGGGGTATTTTGATGGGCAAGGCCCTTACATACCGCATGTTGCACATGAGGGGATGGACTCCACAAAGCGCACATGGAAGAGACCACCTCTCTGCAGGGACGTGTCCTGCACATCTGGACTAGAATGCAAGTTTCTCTTTTTAGAAAAAtggggccagccatggtggctcatgcctgtaatcccagcactttgggaggcctaggcaggaggatctcatgagactaggagctgaagaccagcctgggcaatatagcgaggctttgtctctacaaaaaactttaaaaactggccaggtgcggtggctcattcctgtaaccctagcactttgagaggctgaggcaggtggatcacctgaggtcatcaggggttcaaggccagcctggccaacatggtgaaaccctatctctactaaaaatacaaaaattagctgagtgtggtggcgcatgcctgtaatcccagctactcgggaggctgaggcaggagaatcatttgaacccaggaggtggaggtttcggtgagccaagattgtgccactacactccagcctgggcgacagagtgagactctatctaaaaaacaacaacaacaaaaacaaaaatttaaaaacttaaaaaattaaccaggcacagtggtgtgtgcctgtagttccagctactcgtggaggctggggtaggaggatcgtttgagcctcaGAGGTCCATGGACAGGTCTTCTCCTGTACAGcttgtttatttctctattttatgtgACAGATGTAGCAATGCGTCTTGCATTGACAGGCTCTGCTTGCAGTTGTTTTGTATTAAACACAGCCTATTTTTGGATGGGCCACCCTGAAAGCGTTGTTTCAGATCTATTAAAGAAACATACTGCTATGAATGTTCTTAGTGTGCTCCGCCTCCCTCGAGGCCATAGGGACGGTTAGTGTTTACTACCTTATGGAAACTGTTTTTCTCCATGCTTTTGTCTCGAATAGCACTAAACATTCATTAGCTAAATAGGAAACTTATTTCAGAGGGGATTGTTTTTCATCCtaaagaggatttttaaaaatttgaggccaggtgcagtggcttacgcctgtaatcccagcgctttgggaggccaaagtgggaagatctcATATGGCCaagagttccacaccagcctgggcaacacagtgagacctccgtctctacaaagaacatttaaaagttagccaCACGTGGTGCTGTGCGCCAGCTACTTagaagactgagatgggaggattgcttgagccaaggaggttgatgctgcagtgagctgagattgtgtcactccattctggcctgggcaacagagcaagaccctatctcaaaaaaaaaaaaaaaaaatctggacttaccttaatataaaattttgaaagatgtAAGGCTAtagaaaagcataataaaaaatgattcaAGAATATTTTGTAATACATGAAAGCTTTTGAAAGGCTAATTTTATCTTTAGTTGTATAAATGTATTTTGGAAGAAAGTAAGATTTTAATATGTGTATCTACATTGTCTTTCACTAATAAGTCAGAGCTTCAACATCTGTCTTCAGAGTGCATTTTCTATGGGAAGAACTTAGGTTGTAGGCATTTAGCTCAGAGAAAGTGGAAAAGGTACTTTCACTGCTCACTTTTCGCTGTTTCTGCCCCAAGACCTACTGTTCATTCTCCAGACGTGCTGTATTTTATGTCAAAAGGTTTTACTGTTTCCGGGAAGAACTGTGTGGTTCATTTTCCCCAGGCTTATAATCAGTAAGTAGTGATTTTCTGTTCAGTGTTACTTAGTGTGATACTGTAAAATCAAATTAACAATAAGGTGCCTCAACtccataaaaaattaataatattggTCAGATGTTGATTCCGAAACTAAGATTTGGGCTTTGGTTTTGAATtgttaatttgttcattcattttaacatttcctttGACTATCTCAGATATACCAAAGCACGGTGCATTGTGGAATGTGTGCCAGCCTCAATGCATGTAGCTCTGTAGGATAGAAAGTCAGTTATGAAGAgagacttctttttcttctgtgtcctGTTGATTAAGAAGAATctgtatggccgggcgcggtggctgacacctggaatcccagcactttgggaggctgaggtgggtggatcacaaggttaggagttcaagaccaacttggccaagatggtgaaaccccatctctactaaaaatacaaaaaaaaaaaaattagctgggcgtggtggtgcatgcctgtaatctcagctacttgggaggctgaggcagagaactgcgtgaacccgggaggcagcggttgcagtgagttgacatcgtgccactgcgctccagcttgggcagcagacagagattccatctcaaaaaaaaaaaaaaaaaaaatctgtgtaacTTGTATTGCCCTTTCAGATAATTAATCACCCTTTTTTCCAGCAGGGTGAAGGATTGCAGTATTGACTATCAGTTATTTTGTAACAAAAACTGGACCTAAAGTTCAATTCACTGTTGACTTTTTCAAGAGGAGTATTAAATTTTTACTCCCTGCCATACAGGTGGAATTTCAGTGTAACTTTAAGCCAAATTCTGTAAAATACACGAAACTCATAGTGCtattacaaaataattacaaaagaagCAAATTCTCTCCCCTGAGCatcttatttctagatttttttttcctaagcaatcTCTTGAAAGGGAATATCAGTGAGCAGATTCCTCTGGGGCCatttgaacttcattaaaatttcagAGAGGCCTTTTCAATGAGAATGTATTCATGTCAGCACTAGAGAGTTGAACAGAATTGGGTACaataaatgatgaaaatacaGTCCACTCCATTCCTAGCTGATTGCCATTTTGGTTTTCCCAGCAAACATCCTTTCTAACCCACATCCTATCTTTATTGAGGTATATCTGGTATATAAAAAACTGTACATAACTGATGTATACAATTTGGTGAGTTTGAATATAAGTATAGGCTGGTGTTACCATCACCCAGTCAAGGTAAtaaacacatccatcacctccaaaactTTGCTGTATCCctttattgttactgttttttaaaaaacaacaaaaagtaccCTTTCAAGGGAGTAGCATTTGCTCTCCTCTCTTCCCAGACGCTGTCCTCATCCTCCTTCCTCAAAGCCACCGGCTCCTCCTGGACGAGTTGGGCACTGAGATGCCCCGTGAAACCCAAGCACCATTTGTGTATCATTGAGAAGTTTGGAGAGGACAGAATTTTCACTCGTCTTACAGGCTCTATTTCTTCCACAAACTGGGCTGGAAGTAGAAGCTTAGCGGTCACAGTCACTGAAGagcttcttcatcttttttgagTCAGGACTTAAAGTCCTGTTTCACTGTTTCATTCGAAGAAAATGATTCGCAATGGCCAGAGTTAAATTAAAAGGTGACATTAACACATTTCAGTGCCCAGTAAGTGATTTTTCTGCTGAGAAGTAGATTGAGATGTGCTCTCAGATACGTGAAGCCGCATACAGAGGGGCCCACCCCCTAAATAGGTCTCCAGGAGGCTTGGTTTGATCTACTAAATTTGGTGCCTCTTAAAGGGAAGCAATACAGCTTTTCCGCTGTGGGTTATTTGCCACTAGGGGAAGATTCATTTCTATTCCAGCCGTAAATTAGACCAAAGAGAGGGATTTGGTTTATTGCTAGTACAGAAGTTAAAAACCGTCTCCCTTTCCCAAGGGGTCTCTTAATTAGAttcattagtttttaaatgttaattggAATTGCTGAAGTTTAATTCCTGAAAGGGTTTAGATTTGAAAAGGAATACCTCCTTTACCATATtactgtgttctgagaaatcTACAGTAATTTTTGTGTAACTTTTTTATTCAAAGAATGGATCGTTAATTGTAAAGCCATTTAGAAAGGCAAGTAAAGTCAGAGATCTACTTCAATTCATGTTTGTCTTACCAACTTATTGATGAGCATTTTGTGAGATGTTTATGTGAGAACAGttaattttaatgagaaaatagatTTTCAGCTCCCATATTCAGTGTTTTATGTGACAAAATCATATACTGCAGCAACTAAGTAGTATGAAGTGAGTACTTTAATTGAAATAGACAATTAGAGTGACACAGAAGGCATTTTCTACTTGTGTAAACAcaaagcttaatttttaaaaagcctcccCCAGTTTTCCTTCCTAAAGGAAGTGGATGATCAAGCCTGAGCTAGATAGAATAACAGATGTGTGTTTCATTATGAATACAAGAGGAATCTTTTTGGGTTAATAGAACTTTTCTTTAGAAGAAGAACTTGTTTTGTGTTACAAAGGTATTATTACATGGTTGCAGTAACAATTTCAAGCGGcactgaaaatgcagaaatgtatCCCATTCTTCTTAGGATTTTTgagataaattcttttttttatttggagatggagtctctctctgtcacccaggctggagcgcagtgctgcgatcttggttcactgcaacctccgctcccgagttcaagcaattctcttgcctcagcgtcccgagtagctgggactacagacacaccctgccatgccgccacgcccaggcaactttttgtattttagtagagacggggtttcaccatgttgcccaggctggtcttgaactcatgagctcaggcaatccacctgcctctgcctcccaaagtgttgggattacaggcgtgaaccacggcgcccggccgggataaattcttttttttttttttgagacggagtctcgctctgtcgcccaggctggagtgcagtggccggatctcagctcactgcaagctccgccttccaggttcacgccattctcctgcctcagcctcccgagtagctgggactacaggcgccgccaccccgcccggctaattttttgtatttttagtagagacggggtttcgccgtgttcgccaggatggtctcgatctcctgaccttgtgatccgcccgtctcggcctcccaaagtgctgggattacaggcttgagccaccgcgcccggcccgggatAAATTCTTAATTCTCACCTGTAGATCAGCAAAATAAGCTTAGTCTTCTGATTCTtgtaacttaaaaaagaaaaaaagtaagagtctatagttttttttctaggaaaCATGGTTGTCAGTTTTCATTGTTATATTCTCAAaataagttgtgtgtgtgtgcttgcttgtgtgcatgtgtgtttgtgtgtgagtggtgtgtgtgtgtgtgtttacatactatgctccctccttctcctctggGGATAATTTAAAAAGCTCAAAGTTCTTAGTCCTGGATACTGAAACAATGCTGTAATGGAGACATTTAGAAAAGTTTAATTTAACCAGGTACTTACACTACAAACAGACAGAATGACATCACTAAGCACACAGCACGTTAGTGAATAGTGGCTTTGTCAGAGCTTTCTACCCAGAGCCCTGAAATGGAACATTGTTAATTAGCTTTAAAAATCCAGCTGTCCTTGAGCCCATGGATTTTGTCTGTGCACTTCCTGCATACATGTTTCTACACAGAACTGATGGAACTCCTGTGTTTAAGAAGGTAGCTgttccttggccgggcgcagtggctc
This is a stretch of genomic DNA from Theropithecus gelada isolate Dixy chromosome 17, Tgel_1.0, whole genome shotgun sequence. It encodes these proteins:
- the FARP1 gene encoding FERM, ARHGEF and pleckstrin domain-containing protein 1 isoform X2, translated to MGEIEQRPTPGSRLGAPENSGISTLERGQKPPPTPSGKLVSIKIQMLDDTQEAFEVPTLSSSSFLKATGSSWTSWALRCPVKPKHHLCIIEKFGEDRIFTRLTGSISSTNWAGSRSLAVTVTEELLHLF